The segment AAGAGCGCGGAGGTGGTCCTCCCCACCTCCATGCACACCCTGTTTGCCTTCATCCATGTGCTGTTTCTGACGCCGCTGCTGGTGGCGCCATTACTGGCAGTGGGGTGGTGGCTGGCCCGACGTGCCCACTGGCCCCTGCCGGGCAACCTGACGATGCAGGGGAGCACCCATGGCGCACGCGGCCTCACACGGCACAATCGTGCGGTTGCCGGCTGGGCGCATAGGAACCCCATGGACTACACGCCCTTCGGCCGCGAGCTGGCGCTTTCCGTCGAGGCCAAAACCACGCCCGAAGGCTACACGGGCAAGCCGCTGGATCTTACCTTTGGCCTGCAGGCGATGAATTACGGCGCAAGGTTCTATGATCCGCGGCTGGGGAGGTGGTGGCAGAGGGATCCGTTGGCGGAGGAATATGCTAGCATAAGCCCTTATCTGGCAATGAACAATAATCCGGTATCACTGGTTGACCCAGATGGAAGGTCAACGCAAGTGTTAGAAGATGGTACTGTTGTTAACGTTTTTGACGATGGATCGTTAGACATTAATATGTGGTTGACTGGGCAAAACAGCTCTTATCTTGTCAAGGTTGGAGAGACGGAATATTACGATGAATTTATGGATGGTAAGATTCCCAGCGGGAGAATCCGGTTGGGAGAAGATTGGAATAGTGCGCTCGCGGTTGGGCTGGATCTTGGTAGCAAGCTAAACCACTTCGGCTTAGCAGTATTGTCTGGACACAAGGGTGTATTGGATTTGAAGACGCGTTCTGATATTGCTCCTGATGGCCCATATACAGGCCGGTTACTGAACGGGAAATACATCAGTGCCAGATCGTTGGGAAATTACGTGTTCGGTAAGAACTGCTACAACAGTGGCGCTACGTGGGAGGAAACCATTTACCCAATTACGCAGGAGAATCAGCCAGTCGTAGGGTCCTCAGGGGTCGCTGTGCCGATCTTGCTGCCAGACGCAGAGTGCCGGTGATGAGCCAGACCAGATTCATGCGGCGATTGAACCGGTATTGGAACAAGGCAAAGAAGCGGTGGACATACTTGCGGTTGGCCTGGTGATACACCCCCAACAAGCTGGTCTTCAGGTTGGCCAGCACGGTGCTGGTCCAGTAAAAAATCGTATTCATGATGGTCCGGTCTCCCTTGACGAGCACGGATTGGTGATCACAGCCTTGAACCCTGACTTCGCTGAAGCACGACAGTCCATCGCTGGTGACGAGGCTTCCAGGCACGATGTGTTGGCGCATCCAATCCCGGATCACCGCTTTGCGAAACCCACCGACCACGGTGATGAGCACACGCAGGGGTCGACCGGCTTTGGTCTTCTCGATGGCCAGCAAAAAGGGCACCTTATTGGGGGATCCACGCCCGACCTTCTGGTCGTGCAACTGTCCGCCCAAGTAGGCGTCGTCCACCTCAATGTGGCCCGTCAGCCGTCGCCCAGCCTCCTTGTCGGCCATGGCTGCCATCGTTTTGTGAAGCATCATCCAGGCCGTGTTCTGTCGTACCCCCAAGTGCCGGGCCAACTCCAAGCTGGACATGCCGGTCTTGGTCTGGGCGATCAAGTAGAGGGCCAGAAACCAGGTGGGCAGCGGCAGCTTCGTGCAGTGAAACAGGGTGTTGGCGGTCAGGGAGCTTTGTTTCCGGCAACGGGCGCATTGGACCAAGGGCCGAGTCTTCAGCACATGTCCATGAGCGTGTCCACAGCGCGGGCAGCAAAACCCGGTCGGCCAGCGCAGTTGGTACACCGCCGCTCGGCACTGTTCGACGGACCCATATAGACGTTGAAAGTCAGTCAGGCTGAGACCTTTCTGAAACTGGATACTGAGTGAGGACGGCATGATGGGCTCCTTTCGTGAATGCGTCACGAAGATCGGCCCGGGGTGGGACATGTCAACTCATTGACCTTGATCAGCAGCCACTTCGGTAGCTGAAACTGCTGCGTAATCGGATACCGCGTTGACCAGAACACCTTTTACCTGGACAATGGCCGGCTTGCCCTGGAAAGCTATTCCACCGATGCCGTCGCCGGGGTCTTCACCGGCCACTTCTACGACTCAAGCTCCGATCCTAGCGGCACCAATGATGCGTGTTTCTCCCTGCGCATGGAGTTTGAGGCCGCGGCCACCACGGCCGAGGCGGCGCCCCGCCAAGAGCCTCGCCGCCGGGAGCCGCCGGGGTTCCGGCTGCGCTGAGCTTTCGGCTTGCCGACCCCAACCAGAAAAAGAGAAGCGCCCCTCGCGGGGCGCTACGGCATGTCGACTATTCCTCGTCGTCCGGGTCTTCCGCCGCCGCGGGCGGCGCCTCGTCCTCCCCCGCATCCGGCTGAACTCCATTCTCCTCGCCATTGCCCTCGTCCAGCTCCTCGCCGTCGTCCGGGCCGATGGGGATGCCCATGGCGTCCATCTCGCGGTCGGCCACCACTTTGTCGATGCTGGCGATCTTGTCGCCCTCGTCCAGGCGGATGAGCTTGACGCCCTGGGTGGCGCGGCCGATGAGGCGGATCTGGTCGACGGGCTGGCGGATCATCACGCCGCGCTCGGTGATGATCATCAAGTCGTTCTCGTCGGACACCTCCATCATGGTGACCATGCGGCCCGTCTTCTCGGTCACCTTGACCGTGATGATACCCTTGCCGCCGCGGTGGGTGGCGCGGTACTCCTCGAGGCTGGTGCGCTTGCCCATGCCGCTCTCGCAGGCGACCAGGATCTGGGCGTCCTGCTTGGCCGTCACCACCATGCCCACCACCTTGACCCCGTCGTCGAGCTGGATGCCGATCACGCCGCTGGCGGTGCGTCCCATGGGGCGCACCTCCTTCTCGGAGAAGCGGATGGCCTTGCCCTCGTCGGTGCCCAGCAGGATTTCGTGGCTGCCGTCCGTCAGCTTGCAGTTCATCAGGCGGTCGCCCTCGCGGATCTCGATGGCGTTGATGCCCGCCTTGCGCGGCCGGCTGTAGGCCTCCAGGCTGGTCTTCTTGATGATGCCATTCTCGGTGGCCATCACGATGTAGCGTTCGGGGTCGAAGCTCTTCACGTTGATGACGGCGGCGATCTTCTCGTCGCGCGGCTTCTCCAGCAGGTTGACGATGGCCCGCCCCTTGCTGGCGCGCCCCGCCTGCGGGATCTCGTGCACCTTCAGCCAGTAGCAGTGCCCGTTCTCGGTGAAGAAGAGCATGTGGTTGTGGGTCGAGGCGATGAAGAGGTGCTCGATGTGGTCCTCTTCCTTGGTGCCCGACCCCGTGATGCCGCGCCCGCCGCGATTCTGCCGGCGGAAGGCGGAGACGGGCTGGCGCTTGATGAAGCCGTCGTCGGACAGGGTGACGACCACGTCCTCCTCGGCGATCATGTCCTCGATGGTGAACTCGCCCTCGTCGGGGATGATCTCCGTGCGGCGCTTGTCGCCGTAGCGGGCCACGGCGTCGTCCAGCTCCTCCTTGATGATGGCGCGCTGGCGGGCCTCGTCGGCAAGGATCTGCTTGAGGTCGAAGATGAGTTCGCGCAGGGCTTTCAGTTCCTGCTCCAGCTTGTCGCGCTCCAGGCCGGTGAGGCGCTGCAGGCGCATCTCGAGGATGGCCTTGGCCTGCAGCTCGCTCAGGGCGAAGCGCGCCATCAGGCCGTCCCGGGCAATCTCCGTGGTGGCGCTGGCGCGGATCAGCTTGATCACCTCGTCGATGTGGTCGAGGGCGATCTTGAGGCCTTCCAGGATGTGGGCGCGGGCCTCGGCCTTGTCCAGGTCGAAGCGCGTACGGCGCACGATCACCTCCAGGCGGTGGAGGATGAACTGCTCCATCACCTGTTTCAGCGTCAGCACGCGGGGTTGGCCCTTGACCAGCGCCAGCATGATCACGCCGAAGGTGGACTGCATCTGCGTGTGCTTGTAGAGCTGGTTGAGCACCACCTTGGCCACGGCGTCACGCTTCAGCTCGATGACGAGGCGCATGCCCTCGCGGTCGGACTCGTCGCGGATGTCGGAGATGCCGTTGACCTTCTTGTCGCGCACCAGCTCGACGATCTTCTCGATGAGGCGCGTCTTGTTGACCTGGTAGGGGATCTCCGTGACGACGATGGCGTCCTTGCCGCCCTTGCTCGATTCGATGGTGGCCCGGGCGCGGATCACCACCCGGCCGCGGCCCGTGCGGTAGGCCTCGCGGATGCCGGCGCTGCCGTAGATGAAGGCGCCGGTGGGGAAGTCCGGCCCCTTGACCAGCTTCATCAGGTCCTCGGCGGTGGCGTCGGGATGGTCCACCAGCAGTTTGATGCCCGCCGCCGTCTCGTTCAGGTTGTGGGGCGGGAAGTTGGTGGCCATGCCCACGGCGATGCCGGAGCTGCCGTTGATGAGCAGGTTGGGCAGGCGGCTGGGCAGGACGGTGGGCTCCTGCAGGCTGCCGTCGTAGTTGGGCAGGAAGTCCACCGTGTTCTTCTCGATATCCTCCAGCACGTCCTCGGCCAGCTTGTCCAGGCGCGACTCGGTGTAGCGCATGGCCGCCGCGCCGTCGCCGTCGATGCTGCCGAAGTTGCCCTGCCCGTCGATGAGCGGGTAGCGCAGGCTGAAGTCCTGCACCATGCGCACCAGGGTGTCGTAGATGGCGCTGTCGCCGTGGGGATGGAACTTGCCCATCACCTCGCCCACGATGCGGGCGCTTTTCTTGTAGGGCTTGTTGGAGGCGCAGCCCAGTTCGTTCATGCCGAAAAGGATGCGGCGGTGCACCGGCTTGAGGCCGTCGCGCACGTCCGGAAGAGCCCGCTGGACGATCACCGACATGGAGTAGTCCAGGTAGGAGTTCTTCATCTCCTCTTCGATGTTGATGTTGACGATGTGCTGGCCGTCGGATAGCATGGTCACGGATTCGGGTCCTCTTTCACCTTCCCCCTCCCAGGGGGAAGGCCGGGATGGGGGTTCTCCGTCGCTTCGTCGCCGTGTATCACGACTCTCTCTTGGGTTTCGATCTCGCTATCGGGATCGCTATCGGGATCGATCGCCGCGCGCGCCTCTACACGTCCAAATTGCGCACGTACTTGGCGTTGCTCTCGATGAACTGCCGGCGCGGCTCCACCTCGTCGCCCATCAGCACGCTGAAGATTTCGTCGGCGATGGCCGCGTCCTCCAGGGCGACGCGCAACAGGCGCCGCTTCTCGGGGTCCATCGTGGTGCCCCACAGCTGGTCGGGATTCATCTCGCCCAGGCCCTTGTAGCGTTGGACGCTGATCCCCTTGCCGCCGTGCTCCATCAGCGCCTCGTAGAGGGCGAAGGGGCTGGGCAGCAGCTCCTCCTTCTCGCCCACCACCAGGATCAGGGGAGCCTCGCCGATCTGCGTGAAGACCTTGTCCACGAGATTGATCAGCTCGTGGAACTCCTGGATGTTGCAGTCCCGCAGGCGCTCCACCTCGATGCCCAGCAGCTTGGCCAGGCGCGCTTCCTCCTCGCCCTCGCCGGTGGCCAGCGGGAAGCCGTCCTCGCCCATCAGGGCCGCGGCGCCCATCGTGCCGCGATGGCGAGCGCAGAAGGCCTTCCAGTCGGCCAGATGGTCGCCATTGAAAAGGGTCGCCTCGAAGAGCGGATTGAGGCGGAAGCGGCGGTTCTCCCGGTAGAACCGGTCGAGGGACAGGCTCATGCGGTGGGCCAGATCCAGCAGGCGGGTGGCCTCGGCCCGGTTCACGACGCGCTCCCCCACCCGCAGCTTGACCTGCTTGAGGGCGTTGTCCAGGTGGACGCGCTTGAGGTCCTCCTCCGTCTGCAGGTAGCTCTCCTGTTTGCCGATGCCCAACTTGTAGAGCGGCGGCTGGGCGATGTAGACGAAGCCCTGGGTGATGAGTTCCTTCATGTAACGGTAGAAGAAGGTGAGGAGCAGGGTGCGGATGTGGCTGCCGTCCACGTCGGCGTCGGTAATGATGATGATCTTGTGGTAGCGCAGGCGCTCCATGTCGAAGTCGTCCGTGCTGAAGCCCGTGCCCAGGGCCTGCACCATCACCTTGATCTCCTCGTTGGCCAGGATCTTGTCGATGCGCGCCTTCTCCACGTTGAGGATCTTGCCGCGCAGCGGAAGGATGGCCTGGAAGCGGCGGTCGCGCCCCATCTTGGCGCTGCCTCCGGCGCTGTCCCCCTCCACCAGGTAGAGCTCGCAGCTCATGGGGTCCTTCAGGCTGCAATCGGCCAGCTTGCCCGGCAGGCTGCCCGACTCCAGCGCGCTCTTGCGGCGCACCATGTCCCGGGCGCGGCGGGCGGCGTCGTGGGCGCGGTGGGTGGCGATGCATTTCTCCACCACGGCCTTGGCGACGCGCGGGTTCTCCTCGAAGTAATCGTTGAGCTTCTCGTAGACCAGCGTCTCCACCACGCTCTTGACCTCGCTGTTGCCCAGTTTGGTCTTGGTCTGCCCCTCGAACTGCGGCTCGGCCACCTTGACGCTTACCACGGCGGTGAGCCCTTCGCGCAGGTCGTTCCCCGAGAGGGTGAACTTTTCCTTTTTGAACTGGCCGCTGTCCGACGCGTATTTGTTGAGGCTGCGCGTCAACCCGGTGCGGAAGCCCGTC is part of the bacterium genome and harbors:
- a CDS encoding RHS repeat-associated core domain-containing protein; this translates as KSAEVVLPTSMHTLFAFIHVLFLTPLLVAPLLAVGWWLARRAHWPLPGNLTMQGSTHGARGLTRHNRAVAGWAHRNPMDYTPFGRELALSVEAKTTPEGYTGKPLDLTFGLQAMNYGARFYDPRLGRWWQRDPLAEEYASISPYLAMNNNPVSLVDPDGRSTQVLEDGTVVNVFDDGSLDINMWLTGQNSSYLVKVGETEYYDEFMDGKIPSGRIRLGEDWNSALAVGLDLGSKLNHFGLAVLSGHKGVLDLKTRSDIAPDGPYTGRLLNGKYISARSLGNYVFGKNCYNSGATWEETIYPITQENQPVVGSSGVAVPILLPDAECR
- a CDS encoding IS1595 family transposase, with product MPSSLSIQFQKGLSLTDFQRLYGSVEQCRAAVYQLRWPTGFCCPRCGHAHGHVLKTRPLVQCARCRKQSSLTANTLFHCTKLPLPTWFLALYLIAQTKTGMSSLELARHLGVRQNTAWMMLHKTMAAMADKEAGRRLTGHIEVDDAYLGGQLHDQKVGRGSPNKVPFLLAIEKTKAGRPLRVLITVVGGFRKAVIRDWMRQHIVPGSLVTSDGLSCFSEVRVQGCDHQSVLVKGDRTIMNTIFYWTSTVLANLKTSLLGVYHQANRKYVHRFFALFQYRFNRRMNLVWLITGTLRLAARSAQRPLRTLRLADSPA
- the gyrA gene encoding DNA gyrase subunit A; this translates as MLSDGQHIVNINIEEEMKNSYLDYSMSVIVQRALPDVRDGLKPVHRRILFGMNELGCASNKPYKKSARIVGEVMGKFHPHGDSAIYDTLVRMVQDFSLRYPLIDGQGNFGSIDGDGAAAMRYTESRLDKLAEDVLEDIEKNTVDFLPNYDGSLQEPTVLPSRLPNLLINGSSGIAVGMATNFPPHNLNETAAGIKLLVDHPDATAEDLMKLVKGPDFPTGAFIYGSAGIREAYRTGRGRVVIRARATIESSKGGKDAIVVTEIPYQVNKTRLIEKIVELVRDKKVNGISDIRDESDREGMRLVIELKRDAVAKVVLNQLYKHTQMQSTFGVIMLALVKGQPRVLTLKQVMEQFILHRLEVIVRRTRFDLDKAEARAHILEGLKIALDHIDEVIKLIRASATTEIARDGLMARFALSELQAKAILEMRLQRLTGLERDKLEQELKALRELIFDLKQILADEARQRAIIKEELDDAVARYGDKRRTEIIPDEGEFTIEDMIAEEDVVVTLSDDGFIKRQPVSAFRRQNRGGRGITGSGTKEEDHIEHLFIASTHNHMLFFTENGHCYWLKVHEIPQAGRASKGRAIVNLLEKPRDEKIAAVINVKSFDPERYIVMATENGIIKKTSLEAYSRPRKAGINAIEIREGDRLMNCKLTDGSHEILLGTDEGKAIRFSEKEVRPMGRTASGVIGIQLDDGVKVVGMVVTAKQDAQILVACESGMGKRTSLEEYRATHRGGKGIITVKVTEKTGRMVTMMEVSDENDLMIITERGVMIRQPVDQIRLIGRATQGVKLIRLDEGDKIASIDKVVADREMDAMGIPIGPDDGEELDEGNGEENGVQPDAGEDEAPPAAAEDPDDEE
- the gyrB gene encoding DNA topoisomerase (ATP-hydrolyzing) subunit B, coding for MDQLPLENGGNGDYSAHNITVLKGLEAVRKRPAMYIGDISSRGLHHLVSEVVDNSVDEAMAGHCTEINVILHVDGSVSVKDNGRGIPIDFHETEKKSALEVVMTVLHAGGKFDKDSYKVSGGLHGVGVSVVNALSARLEAEVHIHGQIHVQSYRRGVPEGQVAVTGKTKLHGTNVRFLPDDEIFTEVEFHYDLLAQRLRELAFLNRGLTITIKDEREADKQESFCYKGGLMSFVEYLDRSRTNLHSRPVYVEGEREGVAVEIALSYNTSYQENVLSFTNNINTIEGGTHLTGFRTGLTRSLNKYASDSGQFKKEKFTLSGNDLREGLTAVVSVKVAEPQFEGQTKTKLGNSEVKSVVETLVYEKLNDYFEENPRVAKAVVEKCIATHRAHDAARRARDMVRRKSALESGSLPGKLADCSLKDPMSCELYLVEGDSAGGSAKMGRDRRFQAILPLRGKILNVEKARIDKILANEEIKVMVQALGTGFSTDDFDMERLRYHKIIIITDADVDGSHIRTLLLTFFYRYMKELITQGFVYIAQPPLYKLGIGKQESYLQTEEDLKRVHLDNALKQVKLRVGERVVNRAEATRLLDLAHRMSLSLDRFYRENRRFRLNPLFEATLFNGDHLADWKAFCARHRGTMGAAALMGEDGFPLATGEGEEEARLAKLLGIEVERLRDCNIQEFHELINLVDKVFTQIGEAPLILVVGEKEELLPSPFALYEALMEHGGKGISVQRYKGLGEMNPDQLWGTTMDPEKRRLLRVALEDAAIADEIFSVLMGDEVEPRRQFIESNAKYVRNLDV